The Vescimonas coprocola genome includes a window with the following:
- a CDS encoding uracil-DNA glycosylase family protein, producing the protein MERKGISMNKKSTHPFAPEIPEGATKLIIGTMPPYRFCNTDEMLYDDDVNFYYGSRDNYFWELVSDASGKRLTYANTQEAINERKRLLADLHMGMVDMVVSCVHKDGKADDKSLHDIVERDDLKTILHKYPKIDTLIYTNRSANILKWVNKSSDKQYHEGWDKSKTHASVVIDKKTYKVIRLYSPSPYALRSVSKEVRREQYDMVFKLE; encoded by the coding sequence ATGGAGAGAAAGGGTATTAGCATGAACAAAAAATCTACTCATCCGTTTGCACCTGAAATCCCAGAGGGAGCCACAAAACTGATTATAGGAACCATGCCTCCCTACAGATTTTGTAACACGGATGAAATGCTGTACGACGATGATGTTAATTTCTATTACGGTTCAAGAGATAATTACTTTTGGGAGCTGGTATCTGACGCATCAGGGAAAAGACTAACTTATGCAAATACACAGGAAGCCATCAATGAGCGCAAAAGGCTTTTGGCCGACCTTCATATGGGTATGGTGGACATGGTTGTAAGCTGTGTGCATAAAGACGGAAAGGCAGATGACAAGTCACTGCATGACATAGTAGAGCGTGATGATTTAAAGACCATCTTGCATAAATATCCGAAAATCGACACCTTGATTTACACAAACAGGAGTGCCAATATTCTGAAGTGGGTCAACAAATCATCAGACAAGCAGTATCATGAGGGATGGGATAAAAGCAAAACCCATGCTTCAGTTGTCATCGACAAAAAAACATATAAAGTCATTCGGCTCTATTCCCCATCTCCCTATGCGTTGAGGAGCGTCTCAAAGGAAGTTCGCAGAGAACAATATGATATGGTTTTCAAACTGGAGTAA
- a CDS encoding tetratricopeptide repeat protein, whose product MDVTFSPALRVYAEMWEIAGRRRAADAQFAQALAHIRSGTPDAMAKAFDLFKRSGAHNFTEAQFAAGWCCEHGCGTKRNYPQAIRWYKRAENNVTSDVMSAFDPVGEAENARLRLYFECESYAAAVDALLDAQEREDSFMADYEAAVGGDAIGMLHLGHRYYYGQDVVCDQAEGIRWYHRAAEAGSDAAMSRLAQIYEADKHYKEAARWYRRYAAERIRWRNQRLNW is encoded by the coding sequence ATGGATGTTACTTTTTCACCCGCCCTCCGTGTGTACGCGGAGATGTGGGAGATCGCCGGACGGCGACGGGCGGCGGACGCACAGTTCGCACAGGCGTTGGCACATATCCGCAGCGGCACGCCCGACGCTATGGCAAAGGCATTCGATCTATTCAAGCGCTCAGGAGCCCACAACTTTACCGAGGCGCAGTTCGCCGCCGGATGGTGCTGTGAGCACGGCTGCGGTACAAAGCGCAACTACCCGCAGGCTATCCGCTGGTATAAGCGGGCAGAGAACAATGTGACTTCCGATGTAATGAGCGCTTTTGACCCTGTGGGTGAGGCGGAGAATGCCCGGCTTCGGCTATACTTCGAGTGCGAGTCCTACGCGGCGGCGGTGGACGCGCTTCTGGACGCACAGGAGCGGGAGGATAGCTTTATGGCCGATTACGAGGCGGCGGTGGGCGGCGATGCCATCGGGATGCTGCATCTGGGGCATCGATACTATTACGGGCAGGATGTGGTGTGTGACCAGGCAGAGGGCATCCGCTGGTATCACCGGGCCGCCGAGGCGGGCAGCGACGCCGCCATGTCGCGGCTGGCACAGATCTACGAGGCGGATAAGCACTACAAGGAGGCGGCAAGGTGGTATCGCCGCTACGCGGCGGAGCGCATCCGCTGGCGCAACCAGCGGCTGAATTGGTGA
- a CDS encoding AAA family ATPase, translating into MNAFDKVIGYKAIKRELLQLCDMLRNREIYEEMGVRLPHGLLLYGDPGLGKTLLARCFVEESGLHTITVRRDKSGDAFIDGITQAFASAKTKAPSIVLLDDMDKFANEDNTHCDAPEYAAVQAGIDDVKDAGVFVIATANDIRKLPSSLRRSGRFDRKIGLRAPTASDAEEIITHYLKTKRVSDSVNMEDLTRMMCYNSCAELETILNEAAVRAAFARKTGIDMEDMVSVVLKQQYGAQEDMPRVSDEVIEKVALHEAGHLVVCEALCPGSVGFASLLPSDENRCGGFIHCCKGVSDSQSAIIALGGKAAVEMRYAGQVAEGCSDDIACAVNCIREAAAKEGALGFSLLNVESDSSSNMSESLNARSEAAVQAELERYYGKARALLAQNEAFLKEITEALVMKKTLLYSEIQAIRSATVKRNPAVTCEAASRYDAAEIENFPPEDPEEAMRQKILRKLEEAERRRCS; encoded by the coding sequence ATGAACGCATTTGACAAGGTCATCGGATACAAGGCCATCAAGCGCGAGCTGCTGCAGCTGTGCGATATGCTCCGCAACCGGGAGATCTACGAGGAGATGGGCGTCCGCTTGCCCCATGGACTGCTGCTGTATGGCGACCCGGGCTTGGGCAAGACGCTTTTGGCGAGGTGCTTTGTGGAGGAGAGCGGGCTGCACACCATCACGGTACGCCGCGACAAGAGCGGCGACGCCTTTATCGATGGAATTACACAGGCCTTTGCCAGCGCAAAGACAAAAGCGCCGTCCATTGTCCTTTTGGACGACATGGACAAATTTGCCAACGAGGATAATACCCACTGCGATGCGCCGGAATATGCCGCTGTGCAAGCGGGGATCGACGATGTGAAGGACGCCGGTGTGTTTGTGATCGCCACGGCAAACGATATCCGCAAGCTGCCGAGCTCCCTGCGCCGTTCCGGACGGTTTGACCGAAAAATCGGACTTCGAGCGCCCACGGCGTCCGATGCGGAGGAGATCATCACCCACTATCTGAAAACGAAACGGGTTTCGGACAGTGTCAACATGGAAGATCTGACGAGGATGATGTGCTATAATTCCTGCGCCGAGCTGGAGACTATTTTGAATGAAGCGGCGGTTCGTGCGGCCTTTGCCCGCAAGACCGGCATCGACATGGAGGACATGGTGAGTGTGGTGCTGAAGCAGCAATATGGCGCACAAGAGGATATGCCTCGCGTTTCGGATGAAGTTATCGAAAAGGTGGCGCTTCACGAGGCGGGGCATCTGGTGGTATGCGAAGCGCTGTGCCCCGGCAGCGTCGGCTTTGCCTCCCTGCTTCCCTCCGACGAAAACCGGTGCGGCGGCTTTATCCACTGCTGCAAAGGTGTCTCCGATTCACAAAGCGCCATCATCGCCCTGGGCGGCAAGGCCGCCGTGGAGATGCGGTATGCGGGGCAGGTCGCAGAGGGATGCAGCGACGATATCGCCTGTGCGGTCAACTGTATCCGTGAGGCGGCAGCCAAGGAGGGGGCGCTGGGATTCTCCCTGCTGAATGTCGAAAGCGATTCCTCTAGCAACATGTCCGAAAGCCTGAATGCCCGCAGCGAGGCGGCGGTACAGGCGGAGCTGGAGCGGTACTACGGCAAGGCAAGGGCGCTCCTTGCTCAAAACGAGGCGTTTCTGAAAGAGATCACAGAGGCGCTGGTCATGAAGAAGACCCTGCTCTATTCCGAGATCCAAGCCATTCGTAGCGCCACTGTAAAGAGAAACCCTGCGGTGACCTGCGAGGCGGCTTCAAGGTATGACGCAGCGGAGATCGAGAATTTCC